The Methanoculleus marisnigri JR1 genome window below encodes:
- a CDS encoding PPC domain-containing DNA-binding protein, producing MQYSEGQVGRVFTVRIDDGEDFLREIQRFVTAMNIRCGTIQFLGAVRSATIVTGPKEPVIPPAPRGEEIFGGWELVGFATIYPGEDGPSIHLHTAAGKGIRSLAGCLREKAEVYLVIEAIVTEFVGITAKRLPDEKTGVNLPVFDRTLP from the coding sequence ATGCAGTACTCGGAAGGACAGGTCGGCAGGGTCTTCACCGTCCGGATCGACGACGGGGAGGACTTTCTTCGGGAGATCCAGCGGTTCGTCACGGCGATGAACATCAGGTGCGGCACGATCCAGTTCCTCGGCGCCGTCCGGTCGGCAACGATCGTGACGGGGCCGAAAGAGCCGGTCATCCCGCCGGCACCGCGGGGCGAAGAGATATTCGGGGGCTGGGAACTCGTCGGGTTCGCGACCATCTACCCCGGGGAGGACGGGCCGTCCATCCACCTCCATACGGCGGCAGGGAAGGGGATACGGTCGCTTGCCGGGTGCCTCCGGGAGAAGGCGGAGGTCTACCTGGTGATCGAAGCGATCGTCACGGAGTTCGTCGGCATCACCGCAAAACGGCTCCCCGACGAGAAGACCGGCGTCAACCTCCCGGTCTTCGACCGGACGCTCCCATGA
- a CDS encoding YgiQ family radical SAM protein, translating into MTGQPEYLPMTVAEAERLGIDQFDIILVTGDAYVDHPSFGTALLGRVLVDAGYTVGVIAQPDWKSGDDLRRLGEPRLFFSVSAGNVDSLVNAFTPNLKRRHSDVYSPGGRLLRPDRATLVYTDRIHALFPETPIVIGGIEASLRRFAHYDYWSDAVRQSILADAPADLLVFGMGERQVVAIADRLAAGETARALTEVPGTAYRVEKKVWRGMDQSGYVVLPGYPEVKDDRYAYAKAFAMHYAEQDPLRGRPVAQPHPKTVVVQNPPAMPLSGDELDRVYELPYTRRAHPSYTEPIPALEPVRFSVVTHRGCFGACSFCALTHHQGRIIQSRSADSIVREVERMAKMPEFTGVVQDVGGPTANMYGIHCSRWETAGTCPDRRCIDCPALDRSHKEQVSLLRRIRELPRVKRVFIASGIRYDLISPDDREYLSEVSTHHVSGHLKVAPEHVSKRVLASMGKPSREVFDAFRERFEALQEGKKKRQYLVPYLMSGHPGCRIADMVELAEYLRDTGLYTEQVQDFTPTPMSISTTIYHTGLDPFTLEEVYVPKGREKRVQRALMHYRDPENYGLVCEGLRAAGREDLIGSAWGCLVPARRKKKR; encoded by the coding sequence ATGACCGGGCAGCCGGAATACCTCCCGATGACGGTCGCGGAGGCGGAACGGCTCGGCATCGACCAGTTCGACATCATCCTCGTCACCGGCGACGCCTACGTCGACCATCCCTCCTTCGGGACGGCGCTCCTTGGCCGGGTTCTCGTCGACGCCGGCTACACGGTCGGCGTCATCGCCCAGCCCGACTGGAAGAGCGGCGACGACCTCCGACGTCTCGGCGAGCCCCGGCTCTTCTTCTCGGTCTCGGCGGGAAACGTCGACTCACTGGTGAACGCCTTCACGCCGAACCTCAAGCGCCGGCACTCGGACGTCTACTCGCCGGGGGGGAGGCTTCTCCGGCCCGACCGGGCGACCCTGGTCTATACCGACCGCATCCACGCCCTCTTCCCGGAGACACCGATCGTCATCGGCGGGATCGAGGCGAGCCTCCGGCGGTTCGCCCACTACGACTACTGGTCAGACGCCGTCCGGCAGTCCATCCTCGCCGACGCCCCCGCCGACCTCCTGGTCTTCGGGATGGGCGAGCGCCAGGTGGTCGCGATCGCCGACCGCCTCGCGGCCGGAGAGACCGCAAGAGCCCTCACCGAGGTCCCCGGCACCGCCTACCGCGTCGAGAAGAAGGTCTGGCGGGGGATGGATCAGTCCGGCTACGTCGTCCTCCCCGGCTACCCAGAGGTGAAAGATGACCGGTATGCTTACGCAAAGGCGTTTGCGATGCACTACGCCGAGCAGGATCCTCTCCGGGGCAGGCCCGTGGCCCAGCCGCACCCAAAGACCGTCGTCGTCCAGAACCCGCCGGCGATGCCGCTCTCGGGCGACGAACTCGACCGGGTCTACGAACTCCCCTACACGCGGAGAGCCCACCCCTCCTACACCGAACCCATACCCGCCCTCGAACCCGTCAGGTTCTCGGTCGTCACCCACCGGGGGTGTTTCGGCGCCTGCTCGTTCTGCGCCCTCACCCACCACCAGGGCCGGATCATCCAGAGCCGGAGCGCGGACTCGATCGTCCGCGAGGTGGAGCGGATGGCAAAGATGCCGGAGTTCACCGGGGTCGTCCAGGACGTCGGGGGGCCGACTGCGAACATGTACGGCATCCACTGCAGCCGGTGGGAGACCGCCGGCACCTGCCCCGACCGCCGCTGCATCGACTGCCCCGCACTCGACCGGAGCCACAAGGAGCAGGTCAGCCTGCTCCGGCGCATCCGGGAGCTCCCGCGGGTGAAACGGGTCTTCATCGCATCGGGCATCCGCTACGACTTAATCAGTCCGGATGACCGGGAGTACCTCTCGGAGGTCTCTACCCACCACGTCTCCGGGCACCTCAAGGTCGCACCGGAACACGTCTCGAAACGGGTCCTCGCCTCTATGGGAAAACCCTCCCGCGAGGTCTTCGACGCCTTCCGCGAACGGTTCGAGGCCCTCCAGGAAGGAAAGAAGAAACGGCAGTACCTCGTCCCCTACCTGATGTCCGGCCATCCCGGCTGCCGGATCGCCGATATGGTCGAACTCGCCGAGTATCTCCGGGACACCGGCCTCTACACCGAGCAGGTTCAGGACTTCACGCCGACCCCGATGAGCATCTCGACGACCATCTACCACACCGGGCTCGACCCCTTCACCCTCGAGGAGGTCTACGTCCCGAAAGGCCGGGAGAAGAGGGTTCAGCGGGCGCTCATGCACTACCGCGACCCGGAGAACTACGGGCTCGTCTGCGAAGGGCTCCGCGCCGCCGGGAGGGAAGACCTCATCGGGAGCGCGTGGGGATGCCTCGTCCCGGCAAGACGGAAGAAAAAACGGTAA
- a CDS encoding HNH endonuclease, with translation MTSDRGTHAAVYPDDAPIGDAYLTHEAVQAILERQKNLCAGCSVSLDAGSTHFDLWRPAICGGPRTLGNLAALCPSCHRNHMRRIREEFADHKNK, from the coding sequence GTGACATCCGATCGCGGGACTCATGCCGCGGTGTACCCCGACGATGCGCCTATCGGGGATGCGTATCTCACGCACGAGGCCGTCCAGGCCATCCTCGAGCGGCAGAAGAATCTTTGCGCCGGGTGCAGCGTCTCGCTCGACGCCGGATCGACGCACTTCGATCTCTGGCGGCCGGCGATCTGCGGCGGGCCCCGTACGCTCGGGAACCTGGCAGCCCTCTGCCCCTCCTGCCACCGGAACCATATGCGCCGGATCCGGGAGGAGTTCGCCGACCATAAGAATAAGTAA
- a CDS encoding TIGR00266 family protein, translating to MQYEITGDNLQMVKLRLAPGEKACAEAGAMVNMSGNMQMTTNMKGGLFKGLKRMMTGEGLFMTEFTPQGGEGFVSFAGNVPGKIFTLDLNGNEFIAQKDAFLCSEQGIDLDIAFTKKLRSGVFGGEGFILQRLSGSGKAFLHCCGDIMEMTLAPGEVVKVETGLVVGFESTVDYSIQVAGGVKTVFFGGEGLFLTTLTGPGKVVMQSMDIAKLASSLIPYLPIQNSSG from the coding sequence ATGCAATACGAGATCACCGGAGACAACCTCCAGATGGTGAAACTCCGCCTCGCCCCCGGCGAGAAAGCCTGCGCCGAGGCCGGCGCCATGGTCAACATGAGCGGGAATATGCAGATGACCACCAACATGAAGGGCGGGCTCTTCAAAGGGCTCAAGCGGATGATGACCGGCGAAGGGCTCTTCATGACCGAGTTCACCCCACAGGGGGGAGAGGGGTTCGTCTCGTTCGCCGGGAACGTCCCGGGGAAGATCTTCACCCTCGACCTGAACGGGAACGAGTTCATCGCCCAGAAAGACGCGTTCCTCTGCTCCGAACAGGGCATCGACCTCGACATCGCGTTCACGAAGAAACTCCGGTCGGGCGTGTTCGGCGGCGAGGGGTTCATCCTCCAGAGGCTCTCCGGCAGCGGGAAGGCGTTCCTCCACTGCTGCGGCGACATCATGGAGATGACGCTTGCGCCGGGCGAGGTGGTCAAGGTCGAGACGGGCCTCGTCGTCGGGTTCGAGAGCACCGTCGATTACAGCATCCAGGTTGCCGGCGGCGTGAAGACCGTCTTCTTCGGCGGCGAAGGACTCTTCCTGACGACGCTGACCGGGCCGGGCAAGGTCGTCATGCAGTCGATGGATATCGCGAAACTCGCGAGTTCCCTGATCCCCTACCTCCCAATCCAGAACTCGTCGGGATAG
- a CDS encoding DUF2117 domain-containing protein, translated as MTSPTADIVMVVHGPEAFDAGDVGRLIDLLSPRRVLVAGVMARTAAEESGLPVVCTDERPSVVLGGISERACLVNRGKTPESGRIFGELVAGRLPGLVHVETSSGTVYCWNRGDSTLAEEIARLTGYALVSIESDAARREGVREVRGCLPGEAVFVNGFVIGIATAETVVLASENGTLRAVSGLDPKPHGFEKLLRAGLPDIRKAWCKSGPVRKVSPRQGKRARRGGRVAVIDHCGHTLYREIGEDISGVLAVGDDTTAVCGHICSHSGIPVFGVVDGDADAIVTPGYAPGSVVVEVLDGRDDDVGRELAAVRDLETASWEEWVEETLRVLAGRVRVVLDLRGG; from the coding sequence ATGACCTCCCCGACGGCGGACATCGTCATGGTGGTGCACGGCCCCGAGGCCTTCGATGCCGGCGACGTCGGGCGGCTGATCGATCTGCTCTCGCCCCGGCGGGTGCTGGTCGCGGGGGTGATGGCCCGGACGGCCGCCGAGGAGTCGGGGCTCCCGGTCGTCTGCACGGACGAGCGGCCGAGCGTGGTGCTCGGGGGCATCTCGGAGCGTGCATGCCTGGTCAACCGGGGAAAGACCCCGGAGTCCGGGCGGATATTCGGCGAACTTGTCGCCGGCAGGCTCCCGGGGCTCGTCCACGTCGAGACCTCGAGCGGCACCGTCTACTGCTGGAACCGCGGGGACAGCACGCTCGCTGAGGAGATCGCACGGCTGACGGGTTACGCCCTCGTCTCTATAGAGAGCGACGCCGCCCGGCGGGAAGGCGTGCGGGAGGTTCGTGGGTGCCTGCCCGGGGAGGCGGTCTTCGTGAACGGGTTTGTCATCGGAATCGCGACGGCGGAGACGGTCGTCCTCGCGAGCGAGAACGGGACGCTCCGGGCAGTCTCGGGGCTCGATCCGAAACCGCACGGGTTTGAGAAACTCCTCCGCGCGGGTCTTCCCGATATCCGGAAAGCCTGGTGCAAGAGCGGGCCGGTGCGGAAGGTTTCGCCCCGGCAGGGCAAGCGCGCCCGCCGCGGGGGCCGGGTCGCGGTCATAGACCACTGCGGCCATACCCTCTACCGCGAGATCGGGGAGGATATCTCCGGCGTCCTTGCCGTCGGCGACGATACCACGGCCGTCTGCGGGCACATCTGCTCGCACTCCGGCATCCCGGTCTTCGGCGTGGTCGACGGGGACGCCGACGCCATCGTGACACCCGGGTACGCGCCCGGGTCGGTAGTGGTCGAGGTTCTGGACGGCCGCGACGACGACGTCGGGCGGGAACTTGCGGCCGTCCGGGATCTCGAGACCGCTTCATGGGAGGAGTGGGTCGAGGAGACGCTCCGCGTCCTCGCAGGGAGAGTGCGGGTCGTCCTCGACCTTCGTGGAGGATGA
- a CDS encoding Nre family DNA repair protein, which produces MRCAECKGRGFCGLERCPIMSRFYAQLPVRQSDHYQGAAPSVFVGSYGYPKVAGGPLMIDDADHPPDWVAQGLGIEDIVGLRARTIRGAGEAKNLSGNIQEIALSSLPLDVEVRFTKPVAFDLRFDGTIAPVGLTGAIKKMDVLGNARVDRAVDRATSDTDLSATDACEILNASGTDVYRITQLLTAGLLGSEKKRRVVPTRWAITAVDDTVSKQLKKKIVRYPPLSGIEVFSGGLYGNQIVCLLVPGDWKFEMIEVWGKQSLWGGGNESITVDGEGATKSGYSPIAGAYYSARLAVAEYLESVRRSARVLVLRNVTGEYWAPLGTWVVREATRKAMQGKKTVCADLRQATDLASRLIGFAHWQPHSRLIPELATQKTLFDF; this is translated from the coding sequence ATGCGATGCGCCGAGTGTAAGGGAAGGGGGTTCTGCGGGCTCGAACGCTGCCCTATCATGAGCAGGTTCTATGCGCAACTCCCGGTCCGGCAGAGCGACCATTACCAGGGAGCAGCGCCGTCGGTCTTTGTGGGGAGTTACGGCTACCCGAAGGTTGCAGGCGGCCCGCTGATGATCGACGACGCCGACCATCCGCCGGACTGGGTGGCGCAGGGGCTCGGGATCGAGGACATCGTGGGGCTCCGGGCCCGGACGATCCGCGGTGCCGGCGAGGCGAAGAATCTCTCCGGGAACATCCAGGAGATCGCGCTCTCGAGCCTGCCGCTCGACGTGGAAGTCCGGTTCACGAAACCCGTCGCCTTCGACCTCCGGTTCGACGGGACGATCGCCCCGGTCGGGCTCACCGGCGCCATCAAAAAGATGGACGTCCTCGGGAACGCCCGGGTTGACCGGGCGGTCGACCGGGCGACGTCGGACACCGATCTCTCCGCGACCGACGCCTGCGAGATCCTCAACGCCTCGGGCACCGACGTCTACCGGATCACCCAGCTCCTCACCGCCGGGCTTCTCGGGAGCGAGAAGAAGCGGCGGGTCGTCCCCACCCGGTGGGCGATCACGGCGGTCGACGACACCGTCTCAAAGCAACTGAAGAAGAAGATCGTCCGCTACCCTCCGCTCTCCGGGATAGAGGTCTTCTCCGGCGGACTCTACGGCAACCAGATCGTCTGCCTCCTCGTCCCCGGGGACTGGAAGTTCGAGATGATCGAGGTCTGGGGAAAACAGTCGCTCTGGGGCGGCGGGAACGAGTCGATCACCGTGGACGGCGAAGGCGCGACGAAGTCCGGCTACTCCCCGATCGCGGGGGCCTACTACTCGGCACGCCTCGCGGTCGCTGAGTACCTGGAGAGCGTGCGCCGTTCGGCGCGGGTGCTTGTGCTCAGGAACGTCACCGGCGAGTACTGGGCGCCGCTCGGCACCTGGGTCGTGCGGGAGGCGACGCGGAAGGCGATGCAGGGCAAGAAGACGGTCTGCGCCGACCTCCGGCAGGCGACCGACCTCGCCTCCCGGCTGATCGGGTTCGCTCACTGGCAGCCCCACAGCAGGCTCATCCCGGAACTTGCGACGCAGAAGACGTTGTTTGATTTTTAG
- a CDS encoding ATP-dependent DNA ligase: MQFLEFAQVCEHLEGTPGRLDMIEQVAAVLPRLDDEELPVFVRFVMGRVFPDWSTKKLGVGPNLLYDAVAYVVGTKRETVREAINTTGDVGLAVEGLLARKEQTSFFIQELDLLDVYRELERMAAAEGQRSQREKLRVAQGLFGNARPLEGRYLARLLLEELRIGMGEGNVRDAVAKAFELDVRLVEHAHQALNDLGEVALLARRDPDALSGVTIEPFRPVKMMLAQAGTIAAQIEDHGEVAVEYKYDGSRFQFHKVGDVCRIYSRRLEDVTESLPDIANLLLEATDHDVILDGEAVAVRDGKPMPFQYVIRRFRRKHEVDSMMEKIELVPMVFDILYLDGETLMDRPLAERRKALDEVLGAHVAPQFPATDAAAAEAIYAEALDLGHEGVMVKVLDSPYTPGVRGRLWVKVKPGVETLDLVVVGAEWGEGRRAGTFGSFLLAVQDQGRLLPVGKVATGITDEVLAELYALFKDRVIARSGKEVTLEPEVVFEVGYSEIQTSPNYESGYALRFPRFVRVREDKSVDETETLDSLAERYGRQRNGQGSL, from the coding sequence ATGCAGTTTCTGGAGTTCGCTCAAGTCTGCGAGCACCTTGAAGGGACCCCCGGGCGCCTCGATATGATCGAGCAGGTCGCCGCCGTCCTCCCCCGGCTCGATGACGAGGAGCTTCCCGTCTTCGTCCGGTTCGTCATGGGCAGGGTCTTTCCCGACTGGAGCACCAAAAAACTCGGCGTGGGCCCGAACCTTCTCTACGACGCCGTGGCCTACGTCGTCGGGACGAAGCGGGAGACCGTCCGCGAGGCGATCAACACGACCGGGGACGTGGGTCTCGCCGTCGAGGGGCTCCTTGCACGGAAGGAGCAGACATCGTTCTTCATCCAGGAACTCGACCTCCTCGACGTCTACCGGGAACTCGAGCGGATGGCGGCCGCCGAAGGACAGCGGTCGCAGCGGGAGAAACTCCGCGTGGCGCAGGGCCTCTTCGGGAACGCCCGGCCGCTCGAGGGGCGATACCTCGCGCGGCTGCTGCTCGAGGAGCTCCGGATCGGGATGGGGGAAGGGAACGTCCGCGACGCCGTCGCGAAGGCGTTCGAGCTTGACGTCCGCCTGGTCGAGCATGCCCACCAGGCGCTGAACGATCTCGGGGAGGTCGCCCTCCTTGCCCGGCGCGACCCCGACGCGCTCTCCGGTGTGACGATCGAGCCGTTCCGGCCGGTGAAGATGATGCTCGCGCAGGCGGGAACCATCGCCGCCCAGATTGAGGATCACGGCGAGGTGGCGGTCGAGTACAAGTACGACGGGAGCCGGTTCCAGTTCCACAAGGTGGGCGATGTCTGCCGGATCTACTCGCGGAGACTGGAGGACGTCACGGAGAGCCTCCCCGACATCGCGAACCTCCTCCTGGAGGCGACCGACCACGACGTCATTCTGGACGGGGAAGCGGTCGCCGTCCGCGACGGGAAGCCCATGCCGTTCCAGTACGTGATCCGGCGGTTCCGGCGCAAGCACGAGGTGGACTCGATGATGGAGAAGATCGAGCTCGTGCCGATGGTCTTCGATATCCTCTACCTGGACGGCGAGACGCTGATGGATCGCCCCCTCGCGGAGCGGCGGAAAGCCCTCGACGAAGTGCTCGGCGCACACGTCGCTCCGCAGTTCCCGGCCACCGACGCGGCCGCGGCGGAGGCGATCTACGCCGAAGCCCTCGACCTCGGGCACGAGGGCGTGATGGTGAAGGTTCTCGACTCGCCCTACACTCCCGGCGTCCGGGGCCGCCTCTGGGTGAAGGTCAAACCCGGCGTCGAGACGCTCGACCTCGTGGTCGTGGGGGCGGAGTGGGGCGAGGGCCGGAGGGCCGGGACGTTCGGCTCGTTCCTGCTCGCGGTGCAGGACCAGGGCCGGCTCCTCCCGGTCGGGAAGGTTGCGACCGGGATCACGGACGAAGTCCTCGCGGAGCTCTATGCCCTCTTCAAGGACCGGGTGATCGCCCGCTCTGGAAAGGAGGTGACGCTCGAGCCGGAGGTGGTCTTCGAGGTGGGCTACTCCGAGATCCAGACGAGCCCGAACTACGAGAGCGGTTACGCGCTCCGGTTCCCGCGGTTCGTCCGGGTGCGCGAGGACAAGAGCGTCGACGAGACCGAGACCCTCGACTCCCTCGCGGAACGCTACGGGCGGCAGAGGAACGGGCAGGGATCACTATAG
- a CDS encoding SdrD B-like domain-containing protein, with protein sequence MRYISVLAAVIVSAFVFGSIAGAAVTAEPGSGAVYERTVGTIGGTIFLDADANGVQNPGEWGLSGVVVHLLDAAGERVATAETFAHACEGLYIFSGVTPGNYTVEVVPPEGYGFTVPGMGAPGETASTVDAANGTTTAIDLTEEMVQMMDLVVRDAGLVPAAA encoded by the coding sequence GTGAGATACATCAGCGTTCTTGCAGCAGTCATCGTATCAGCGTTCGTATTCGGTTCGATCGCAGGCGCCGCCGTCACGGCGGAGCCCGGATCGGGTGCAGTGTATGAGAGAACCGTCGGCACGATCGGGGGCACGATCTTTTTAGATGCCGACGCGAACGGCGTCCAGAACCCCGGCGAGTGGGGGCTGAGCGGCGTCGTCGTCCACCTCCTCGACGCCGCGGGGGAGCGGGTTGCAACGGCGGAGACGTTCGCCCACGCCTGTGAGGGGCTTTATATCTTCAGCGGCGTCACCCCGGGGAACTACACCGTCGAGGTCGTCCCGCCGGAGGGCTATGGTTTCACCGTCCCCGGCATGGGGGCTCCCGGGGAGACGGCGAGCACCGTCGATGCTGCGAACGGCACGACGACCGCCATCGACCTGACAGAAGAGATGGTTCAGATGATGGATCTCGTCGTCAGGGATGCCGGCCTGGTGCCGGCCGCTGCCTGA
- a CDS encoding SdrD B-like domain-containing protein, translating into MRRGTCFWIVLLSALALVVGAGAQTGDPAVIWNRTYGGPDTYDAAYAAVPDPGGTGLFLAGETASFGAKTDAWVIRLAPDGGEEWNRTYGGEEADAAHSIIRTNSSNLLFAGNLTLVTNGTEADTDAWLVEIDPSGGEVWNRTYGGPDVNATAAAVIEAEDGGYVFVGSITPREGNESSAWAVRVNEVGDETWNRTFGGAGENAANAVTRIPGGDFVVAGSTGSSGAGMADVWVVRLDGSGGEVWNRTFGSPDDDAGRAVINTSDGNLLVAGTFTERPDNTTVDTDALLIKLTPDGDIVWNWIYGDFGVNETAAAVIETPDGGYLFAGETAYPGVDDTDAWLVATDADGAVAWSRTFGGINSDDAAASLIESAPGEFVFAGMFNATVSGGTANMDAWAVKLGPEPTPTPTPTATPTATPTPVPTATPSKPSKAPIISQKPPVPTETMTAAPSPAMTVPTGTTSLSPTAAPTAPSSPGPTWTTTPTAAPTVTGAPSPTMTAGPSPTMTPVGNDDDDDDDNDDGNNQTGGAANESLSGTVWFDLNGDGARDPGEPGIPEISVRLIGQRTMMDYTTTGPDGSYRFGAIPSIGYAGVEFILPDGYSCTVPGLDNHAAPLGTDVIFAEGGVDRQTLNAGLVGDLLPGTPAASYGWVLGTVWSDDSRDGINDEAYGLTDVEVRLLDAGGNVAGSTRTRYHDSHFSMYLFGPLPPGEYSVAFTAPEGYVFTSPGRDSYADPSTGATGPFTVGGGEAVVRGAGLFLSPAPIPSPGEPEIKPSVENGTDDEQEQRDDVADGEDSEPGGPAVTDGPEAPVNETADDGDAAGEREPVWKIGDDWDEVRDNDDRKEIKDDDREKADEVGESDRRDDGRDEDD; encoded by the coding sequence ATGCGACGCGGCACCTGTTTCTGGATCGTCCTGCTCTCGGCACTCGCGCTTGTCGTGGGTGCGGGGGCACAGACGGGAGATCCTGCGGTTATCTGGAACCGGACGTATGGAGGACCTGACACATACGACGCGGCCTACGCGGCCGTTCCCGACCCCGGCGGAACCGGGCTATTCCTTGCCGGGGAGACGGCGTCGTTCGGTGCGAAGACGGACGCCTGGGTGATCCGGCTCGCGCCGGACGGGGGCGAGGAGTGGAACAGAACATACGGCGGGGAGGAGGCCGACGCTGCGCATTCCATCATCAGAACCAATAGCAGCAACCTCCTCTTCGCCGGGAACCTCACCCTGGTCACGAACGGGACAGAGGCGGACACCGATGCCTGGCTCGTGGAGATAGACCCCTCCGGCGGCGAGGTCTGGAACCGGACGTACGGCGGCCCTGACGTCAACGCCACGGCCGCCGCGGTTATCGAGGCGGAGGACGGAGGCTACGTCTTCGTCGGCTCCATCACGCCGCGGGAAGGGAATGAATCATCGGCCTGGGCGGTCAGGGTAAACGAGGTGGGTGATGAGACCTGGAACCGGACGTTCGGCGGAGCCGGGGAGAATGCCGCGAACGCCGTCACCCGGATCCCCGGTGGGGACTTCGTCGTTGCCGGCAGCACCGGGTCCTCGGGAGCGGGCATGGCCGACGTCTGGGTGGTCCGGCTGGACGGGTCCGGTGGCGAGGTCTGGAACAGGACGTTCGGCAGCCCCGACGACGATGCCGGTCGGGCGGTGATCAACACCTCCGACGGTAACCTGCTCGTCGCCGGCACGTTCACGGAGCGGCCGGACAACACGACGGTCGATACCGACGCCCTCCTCATCAAGCTCACGCCCGACGGGGATATCGTCTGGAACTGGATCTACGGCGACTTCGGCGTGAACGAGACGGCGGCGGCCGTCATCGAGACTCCGGACGGCGGCTACCTCTTCGCCGGGGAGACGGCTTACCCCGGGGTGGACGATACCGACGCCTGGCTGGTCGCGACCGACGCTGACGGGGCGGTGGCGTGGAGCCGGACGTTCGGCGGTATAAACTCCGACGATGCGGCCGCATCGCTCATCGAGTCCGCACCGGGTGAGTTCGTCTTCGCAGGGATGTTCAACGCCACGGTGAGCGGAGGGACGGCGAATATGGATGCCTGGGCGGTGAAACTGGGGCCGGAGCCCACGCCGACGCCGACACCGACCGCTACCCCGACTGCTACCCCGACGCCCGTGCCCACGGCGACACCTTCCAAGCCCTCGAAAGCACCGATAATCTCCCAGAAACCCCCGGTACCAACCGAAACGATGACTGCCGCCCCGTCACCGGCTATGACGGTTCCGACGGGAACCACCTCACTGTCTCCAACAGCGGCTCCTACGGCGCCCTCCTCGCCCGGACCCACCTGGACGACGACGCCCACGGCCGCGCCGACGGTGACGGGCGCACCGTCACCGACCATGACGGCCGGGCCGTCTCCGACCATGACGCCGGTCGGCAACGACGACGATGACGATGATGACAATGACGACGGCAATAACCAGACCGGCGGCGCGGCAAACGAATCGCTCTCGGGGACGGTCTGGTTCGACCTGAACGGTGACGGCGCCCGCGATCCCGGCGAGCCGGGTATCCCCGAGATCAGCGTGCGGCTGATCGGCCAGCGAACCATGATGGACTATACCACCACCGGCCCGGACGGGTCATACCGGTTTGGGGCCATCCCCTCCATCGGTTACGCCGGTGTTGAGTTCATTCTCCCGGACGGGTATTCCTGCACCGTCCCGGGCCTGGACAACCATGCCGCACCTCTCGGCACGGACGTGATATTCGCCGAAGGCGGGGTCGACCGGCAGACCCTGAATGCGGGGCTCGTCGGAGATCTCCTGCCCGGAACCCCGGCAGCGTCCTACGGGTGGGTGCTCGGGACGGTCTGGAGCGACGATAGCCGGGACGGTATCAACGACGAGGCCTACGGCCTGACGGACGTCGAGGTCCGCCTCCTGGACGCGGGCGGGAACGTGGCGGGATCGACCCGAACCAGGTATCACGACAGTCACTTCTCCATGTATCTCTTCGGCCCGCTCCCGCCCGGGGAATACTCCGTCGCGTTCACTGCGCCGGAAGGTTACGTCTTCACGAGTCCCGGCCGGGACAGCTACGCCGACCCCTCGACCGGGGCGACCGGCCCGTTTACGGTCGGCGGGGGGGAAGCGGTCGTCAGGGGTGCGGGGCTGTTCCTCTCCCCCGCCCCGATCCCCTCGCCCGGTGAGCCGGAGATTAAGCCCTCAGTTGAGAACGGGACGGACGATGAGCAGGAGCAGCGGGACGATGTGGCTGATGGCGAGGACTCTGAGCCGGGCGGGCCGGCCGTGACCGACGGCCCGGAGGCTCCGGTGAACGAGACCGCCGACGACGGCGATGCCGCCGGCGAGCGGGAACCCGTGTGGAAGATCGGTGACGATTGGGACGAGGTTAGAGACAACGACGACCGGAAAGAGATTAAAGACGATGACCGGGAGAAAGCGGATGAGGTGGGAGAGAGCGACCGGCGTGACGACGGCAGGGACGAGGATGATTGA
- a CDS encoding DJ-1/PfpI/YhbO family deglycase/protease has protein sequence MKLLLAIAPERFRDEELEIPRHTFEEAGIGVDLASTVAGTCTGMLGCTVEAAMTFEDADPDDYVGIVIVGGSGSEEHLWGSERLRDLVRSFFEQGKVVAAICLAPVVLARAGILAGRHATVYRSPAAVAEMKKAGANLLEIPVVADMQVVTANGPEAAAQFADTIITKLEC, from the coding sequence ATGAAACTCTTGCTTGCGATTGCACCTGAACGGTTCAGGGACGAGGAACTGGAGATCCCGAGACACACCTTCGAAGAGGCGGGAATCGGCGTCGATCTCGCCTCTACTGTCGCCGGCACGTGCACGGGGATGCTGGGATGCACCGTGGAGGCGGCCATGACGTTTGAGGACGCGGATCCCGACGATTATGTCGGGATCGTGATCGTGGGCGGCAGCGGTTCCGAGGAGCATCTCTGGGGAAGCGAACGGCTCCGGGATCTCGTCCGCTCGTTCTTCGAACAGGGCAAGGTCGTCGCCGCCATCTGCCTCGCGCCGGTCGTGCTGGCACGGGCGGGCATCCTCGCCGGGCGTCATGCGACGGTATACAGGAGCCCGGCGGCCGTCGCGGAGATGAAGAAGGCGGGAGCAAACCTCCTTGAGATCCCCGTCGTCGCCGATATGCAGGTCGTGACCGCGAACGGCCCCGAGGCCGCCGCACAGTTCGCCGACACCATCATCACGAAACTGGAATGCTAG